Proteins from a genomic interval of Orbaceae bacterium lpD02:
- the erpA gene encoding iron-sulfur cluster insertion protein ErpA, producing MIDTLPLIFTDAAANKVKSLVEEEENPNLRLRVYITGGGCSGFQYGFTFDEKMNEDDLTIEKNGVALVVDPMSLQYLVGGTIDYVEGLQGSRFVVDNPNATTTCGCGSSFSV from the coding sequence GTGATTGATACATTACCATTAATATTTACGGATGCCGCAGCAAATAAAGTTAAATCATTAGTTGAAGAAGAAGAAAACCCCAATTTAAGATTGCGTGTCTATATTACTGGCGGAGGATGCAGCGGTTTTCAGTATGGTTTTACGTTTGATGAGAAAATGAATGAGGATGATCTGACCATCGAAAAAAATGGCGTTGCTTTAGTCGTTGATCCGATGAGTTTGCAATATCTTGTCGGCGGTACAATTGATTATGTTGAGGGATTGCAAGGTTCACGTTTTGTGGTCGACAACCCAAATGCAACAACAACATGTGGTTGTGGCTCATCATTTAGTGTTTAA
- a CDS encoding N-acetyltransferase family protein, which yields MNNIADEITFTNAKLTDLSFIVEIYNQTIASRMVTADTSPVTVDNRIEWFNAHNVETRPLWLINYKNQPCGWVSLSTFYGRPAYAKTVEISLYIDEAFRGKKIGQHAVIAIEQFAQQHKIDTILGYIFAHNSPSLALFEKLGYRKWGHLFNIAELDGIKRDLIILGKQIVH from the coding sequence ATGAACAATATCGCCGATGAAATAACATTTACCAATGCTAAACTAACTGATTTATCTTTTATTGTTGAAATTTATAACCAAACCATTGCAAGTAGAATGGTAACAGCTGATACTTCACCAGTAACAGTTGACAATCGAATTGAGTGGTTTAATGCCCATAATGTCGAAACTAGGCCATTGTGGTTAATTAACTATAAAAATCAGCCTTGCGGCTGGGTAAGTTTATCTACCTTTTATGGCAGACCCGCTTATGCCAAAACAGTTGAAATAAGCTTATATATTGATGAGGCTTTTCGCGGCAAAAAAATAGGTCAGCATGCCGTAATCGCAATCGAACAATTTGCACAGCAACATAAGATAGACACGATACTGGGGTATATTTTTGCCCATAATTCCCCTAGCTTAGCACTATTTGAAAAGTTGGGTTACCGTAAATGGGGGCATCTATTTAATATAGCGGAACTTGATGGCATAAAGCGTGATTTAATCATATTAGGAAAACAAATTGTGCATTAG
- a CDS encoding DUF1289 domain-containing protein, with amino-acid sequence MSQQIEIFTIPSPCKRVCETDKQGYCLTCFRSRDERFSWLELSDEQKQDILRLCRQRALRKKYFLYQQQQQNLLQQSQSSEQLDLL; translated from the coding sequence ATGTCACAGCAAATAGAAATTTTTACTATCCCAAGCCCCTGCAAAAGAGTTTGTGAAACGGATAAACAAGGTTATTGCTTAACCTGTTTTCGTTCCCGAGACGAGCGGTTTAGTTGGTTGGAATTGTCTGATGAGCAGAAGCAAGATATATTAAGGCTTTGTCGGCAAAGGGCGTTAAGGAAAAAATATTTTCTTTATCAACAGCAGCAACAAAATTTATTGCAACAATCCCAAAGCAGTGAGCAATTAGATCTGCTTTAA
- a CDS encoding zinc ribbon domain-containing protein YjdM, whose product MNSIPNCPICQSEHTYQDGSLYICPECAHEWDEQTTSTESGLQVKDSNGNLLADGDDIILIKDLKLKGSSTVLKKGAKAKSIRLVEGDHEIDCKVDGMKIMLKACFVKKA is encoded by the coding sequence ATGAATTCAATCCCTAATTGCCCTATTTGCCAATCAGAACATACTTATCAGGATGGCAGTTTATATATTTGCCCTGAGTGCGCTCATGAATGGGATGAACAAACGACTTCAACAGAGAGTGGATTACAAGTCAAAGATAGCAACGGTAATCTGTTAGCTGACGGTGATGATATTATATTAATTAAAGATTTAAAATTGAAAGGATCATCTACTGTATTAAAGAAAGGCGCTAAGGCTAAAAGTATCCGTCTCGTTGAAGGCGATCACGAAATAGACTGTAAAGTGGATGGGATGAAAATAATGCTTAAAGCCTGCTTCGTAAAGAAAGCATAA
- a CDS encoding zinc ribbon domain-containing protein produces the protein MKSCIACGMPMTQIADYPLYDISKNYCKYCAHADGSMKNFEEKLDCLTKHYINFHKMDHIIAKQTAYVVLKKLPAWKRK, from the coding sequence ATGAAAAGTTGTATTGCTTGCGGCATGCCGATGACCCAAATTGCAGATTATCCATTATATGATATATCTAAAAACTATTGTAAATACTGTGCTCATGCTGATGGTTCAATGAAAAATTTTGAGGAAAAATTGGACTGTCTTACCAAACATTATATAAATTTTCATAAAATGGATCATATTATTGCTAAACAAACAGCATATGTTGTTTTGAAAAAATTACCAGCTTGGAAACGAAAATAA
- a CDS encoding DMT family transporter — MPYILLALAACFWGGNYVVGHLLVVNSDPMVLSEGRWAITALLLCTLYHRQVIANYSKIKQSIKMTLFLAVFGQVLFPLTLYIGLQYTTSLNAAIYMSATPAMVLLINKLVFNDQISKNNIIGVLLSSLGVLYLIFKGDLSNFDALKNLNKGDLWAMGSAISWAFYCSFLRKKDKSIPHNVFVTISSLLGTLILLPIALVYFMFFPITSFSAYTQLDFIIGLLYLVIFPSWLAYLFWNRGIAQIGATRGEVYTHLIPLSGGIFSIVFLNTQIHLFHLISATLIILGIFLCSKK; from the coding sequence ATGCCGTATATTTTACTTGCTTTAGCTGCTTGTTTTTGGGGAGGAAACTACGTTGTGGGTCACTTATTAGTTGTTAATAGTGATCCGATGGTTTTATCAGAAGGTCGTTGGGCTATAACGGCCTTATTGCTTTGTACACTATATCACCGACAGGTAATAGCCAATTATAGTAAAATTAAGCAATCCATTAAAATGACACTATTTTTAGCCGTATTTGGTCAGGTACTGTTTCCGCTAACGCTCTATATCGGACTGCAATACACTACGTCACTTAATGCTGCAATTTATATGTCAGCAACGCCAGCTATGGTATTGTTGATTAACAAATTAGTATTTAATGACCAAATTTCAAAAAATAATATTATAGGCGTACTATTAAGCTCTCTTGGCGTGCTCTATCTTATCTTTAAAGGTGACTTATCTAATTTTGATGCACTAAAAAATCTTAATAAAGGTGATTTATGGGCAATGGGATCAGCAATTAGCTGGGCCTTTTATTGTTCTTTTTTAAGAAAAAAAGATAAATCAATCCCACATAATGTGTTTGTAACAATAAGCTCTTTATTAGGAACCCTTATATTATTGCCTATTGCTCTTGTCTATTTTATGTTTTTCCCAATAACAAGCTTTAGCGCCTATACTCAGCTTGATTTTATTATAGGTCTGCTTTATTTAGTCATTTTCCCTTCTTGGTTAGCTTATCTTTTTTGGAACCGGGGGATTGCACAAATTGGAGCGACGCGCGGTGAGGTATATACCCATTTAATTCCTTTATCTGGTGGAATTTTTAGTATTGTTTTTTTAAATACTCAAATACATCTTTTTCATCTTATCAGCGCTACTTTGATTATTTTAGGCATCTTTCTCTGCTCAAAAAAATAA
- a CDS encoding MATE family efflux transporter produces the protein MIKPSYRKEVNIIIKLAIPVIVAQLAQTGITFVDTIMAGHYSATALSGVAIGASIWLPTILFGQGLLSVLTPIISNLNGAAKREQIADHTRQGLIIATILSILMMAFLYNSDKLIALRNSIDNPIDPEMIYVAVHFLRSIMWGVPGFLFYLVYRFQCEGLSNTKPAMFIMFIALVANIPINYILIYGKFGLPEFGGVGCGITAAIIFWLMFALIKCFTLFAGSQQDIKKTPFIHLFNRSIIKRIMVLGIPLALAYFFEVSLFAIIALMIAPLGKDAVSAHQIIFTISSMTFAIPLSLGVATSIRVGYLLGNKQPILAKQTAKISLTIALMSALTVAVILILFKSMLIAWFTSDSAITILCMQLIILLAIYQLSDYLQVTASNVLRGYKDTKSILYITLISYWIIGLPLGYILSFTTLITSRPMGVAGFWVGIIVGLSFAAILLIARMIYIQKQPIEQILARASR, from the coding sequence ATGATAAAGCCCTCCTACCGTAAAGAAGTCAATATCATTATTAAATTAGCGATTCCCGTTATTGTGGCGCAGCTGGCACAAACGGGGATCACTTTTGTTGATACTATCATGGCCGGTCATTATAGTGCTACCGCGCTATCTGGCGTTGCAATTGGCGCATCAATATGGCTACCCACTATTTTATTTGGACAAGGTCTGCTCTCGGTTCTTACACCAATTATATCAAACCTCAATGGCGCGGCGAAACGAGAACAAATTGCCGATCATACTCGACAAGGTTTAATTATTGCGACTATTTTATCCATTTTGATGATGGCCTTTCTGTATAATTCAGACAAACTAATTGCCCTACGTAATAGCATTGATAACCCAATCGATCCTGAGATGATCTATGTAGCTGTTCACTTTTTACGTTCAATTATGTGGGGAGTACCTGGTTTTTTATTTTATTTAGTCTATCGTTTTCAATGTGAAGGACTTTCAAATACAAAGCCAGCCATGTTTATTATGTTTATTGCTCTGGTTGCCAATATTCCCATTAACTATATTCTTATTTATGGTAAGTTTGGCTTACCTGAGTTTGGTGGTGTTGGCTGCGGGATCACTGCCGCAATTATTTTTTGGCTTATGTTCGCGTTAATAAAGTGTTTTACATTATTTGCAGGTAGCCAGCAAGATATAAAAAAAACACCCTTTATTCACCTATTTAATCGAAGCATCATTAAGCGGATCATGGTGCTTGGAATACCGCTCGCACTAGCCTATTTTTTTGAGGTTAGCTTATTTGCTATTATCGCCTTGATGATTGCTCCTCTGGGTAAAGATGCGGTATCTGCCCATCAAATAATCTTTACAATTAGTAGCATGACATTTGCAATTCCACTTTCATTAGGCGTTGCAACCAGTATTCGTGTCGGTTATCTGTTAGGTAATAAACAGCCTATATTAGCTAAGCAGACAGCTAAAATTAGTTTGACTATCGCGTTAATGAGTGCCCTAACTGTTGCTGTCATACTAATACTATTTAAATCGATGCTGATCGCTTGGTTTACGTCTGATAGTGCGATCACAATTTTATGCATGCAATTAATTATTTTATTAGCGATCTATCAATTATCTGATTACTTGCAAGTTACTGCAAGCAATGTGCTTCGAGGCTACAAAGACACCAAAAGTATTCTTTATATTACGTTGATTTCATACTGGATAATAGGTTTACCACTCGGTTATATACTATCGTTTACCACGTTAATAACGAGTCGACCGATGGGAGTAGCTGGCTTTTGGGTCGGCATTATTGTAGGGTTATCATTTGCAGCGATTTTATTGATCGCACGTATGATTTATATTCAAAAACAACCTATTGAGCAAATACTCGCACGCGCATCTCGCTAG
- the rimO gene encoding 30S ribosomal protein S12 methylthiotransferase RimO, protein MINISPTIGFVSLGCPKNLVDSERILTELRTQGYQVVPSYDNADLVIVNTCGFIDSAVQESLEAIGEALHENGKVIVTGCLGAKEDQIRKIHPKVLEISGPHSYEAVLNHVNKYAPKPTYNPYTSLVPSQGVKLTPKHYAYLKISEGCNHRCTFCIIPSLRGDMVSRPIGNVLDEAKRLADSGVKELLVIAQDTSAYGVDVKNRTGFWNGMPVKSDIQTLSEQLSSLGIWVRLHYVYPYPHVDDLIPLMADGKILPYLDVPLQHASPAILKSMKRPGSIERTLERIHKWRDICPDITLRSTFIVGYPGETERDFDLLLNFLDQAKLDRVGCFTYSAIDGAAANSLADQIPEDVKQERYHQFMQLQQAISTEKLANKIGKTLPILIDEVDEEGAIGRSMADAPEIDGVVYLNEEFSVTAGDIVNVKISHSDEYDLWGAVVK, encoded by the coding sequence ATGATTAATATTTCTCCTACTATTGGCTTTGTCAGTCTTGGCTGCCCAAAAAACTTAGTTGATTCAGAAAGAATACTCACTGAACTCAGAACCCAAGGTTATCAAGTTGTACCTAGCTATGATAATGCCGATCTTGTTATTGTTAATACGTGTGGCTTTATTGATAGCGCGGTACAAGAATCGCTGGAGGCTATTGGTGAAGCACTGCATGAAAATGGTAAAGTTATCGTTACCGGTTGCCTTGGTGCCAAAGAAGATCAGATTCGAAAAATACATCCTAAAGTACTTGAAATTTCAGGTCCTCATAGCTATGAGGCCGTGTTAAATCACGTAAACAAATATGCACCAAAACCAACCTATAATCCTTATACTAGTTTAGTGCCATCTCAAGGCGTCAAATTAACACCAAAACATTACGCCTATTTAAAAATTTCCGAAGGCTGTAACCATCGTTGTACGTTTTGTATTATTCCATCATTACGAGGTGATATGGTTAGTCGACCGATCGGTAATGTACTCGATGAAGCAAAAAGATTGGCCGACAGCGGAGTTAAAGAGCTATTGGTTATCGCCCAAGATACCTCCGCTTATGGTGTTGATGTTAAAAATCGTACTGGTTTTTGGAATGGTATGCCAGTTAAAAGTGATATTCAAACGCTTAGTGAGCAGCTATCATCATTAGGTATATGGGTTAGATTGCACTATGTTTATCCTTACCCTCACGTCGATGATTTAATTCCATTAATGGCGGATGGCAAAATATTACCTTATCTTGATGTACCATTACAGCATGCAAGTCCGGCGATTTTAAAATCAATGAAACGCCCGGGTTCAATTGAGCGAACCCTTGAACGTATTCATAAATGGCGCGATATCTGCCCTGATATTACACTGCGTTCAACGTTTATTGTTGGCTATCCGGGTGAAACCGAGCGCGATTTTGATTTACTTTTAAACTTTCTAGATCAAGCAAAACTCGATCGCGTTGGCTGCTTTACCTACAGTGCCATTGACGGGGCGGCGGCTAATAGTTTAGCCGATCAAATTCCTGAGGACGTAAAACAGGAACGCTACCATCAGTTTATGCAATTACAGCAAGCAATCTCAACAGAAAAGCTAGCCAATAAAATAGGTAAAACGTTACCAATCTTGATTGATGAAGTTGACGAGGAAGGCGCGATTGGTCGTAGCATGGCTGATGCTCCCGAAATTGATGGTGTCGTATATTTAAACGAAGAATTTTCAGTGACGGCTGGCGATATCGTTAATGTTAAGATTTCACATTCAGACGAATATGACCTTTGGGGCGCTGTAGTTAAATAA
- a CDS encoding peroxiredoxin C, with protein sequence MVLVTRKAPDFTSSAVLGNGEIVNDFNFSSFTKGKYAVVFFWPMDFTFVCPSEIIAFDHRLDEFKKRGVEVIGVSMDSEFVHNAWRNTSQDKGGIGEVKYPIVADVKHCIMQAYGIEHPDAGVALRASFFIDKSGIVRHETINDLPIGRNIDEILRIVDAFQFHEEHGEVCPAQWTKGKAGMKDSPDGVASFLKQHANEL encoded by the coding sequence ATGGTATTAGTTACTCGCAAAGCACCTGACTTTACTTCATCTGCAGTATTAGGTAATGGTGAAATTGTAAATGATTTTAATTTTTCAAGTTTTACTAAAGGCAAATATGCTGTTGTGTTCTTTTGGCCAATGGATTTTACGTTTGTTTGCCCATCTGAAATTATTGCGTTCGATCACCGTTTAGATGAATTTAAAAAACGTGGTGTTGAAGTGATTGGTGTATCGATGGACTCAGAATTCGTACATAATGCATGGCGTAATACATCACAAGATAAAGGCGGAATTGGCGAAGTAAAATACCCGATTGTTGCCGATGTTAAACATTGTATTATGCAAGCTTATGGTATAGAACATCCTGATGCTGGTGTTGCTTTACGTGCATCATTCTTTATTGATAAGTCAGGTATTGTGCGTCACGAAACGATAAATGATTTACCGATTGGCCGTAATATCGATGAAATCTTACGTATTGTTGATGCTTTCCAATTCCATGAAGAACACGGTGAAGTTTGCCCTGCACAATGGACAAAAGGTAAAGCAGGCATGAAAGATAGCCCTGATGGCGTAGCAAGCTTTTTAAAACAACACGCTAACGAACTATAA
- the srmB gene encoding ATP-dependent RNA helicase SrmB, giving the protein MTTDDFSSFDLNELILKALSLQNITVPTTIQSQTIPYALDNRDILGSAPTGTGKTLAYLIPAVQHLLDFPRHKPGPPRILILTPTRELAMQVAEQTKWLTQFTALSTATITGGVAYMNHAEVFSKNQDIVIATTGRLLQYIKEENFDCRAVEMLILDEADRMLDMGFAQDVETISAETRWRTQTLLFSATLEGNGVYDFAQRILQEPVEIKADPSRKERKKILQFYYRADNVEHKTALLINLLRQDEVTKSVIFVRKRERVHELVTWLNNAKIRTCYLEGEMVQAKRNEAIKRMANNTVNILVATDVASRGLDFDDISHVFNFDMPKTADVYLHRIGRTARAGKKGTAISLVEAHDYDLLKKIERYIQEPLKLRIVHELRPQTKAPAISKKKKLSEKAKTKKNEKNQDTKKKKVRERDTKNIGKPKKKLSISKT; this is encoded by the coding sequence ATGACTACCGATGATTTTTCATCTTTTGACTTAAACGAGCTAATTTTAAAAGCACTTAGCTTACAAAACATCACTGTACCAACAACGATTCAATCGCAAACAATTCCTTATGCACTTGATAATCGTGATATTTTAGGGTCAGCCCCAACAGGAACTGGAAAAACTTTAGCTTATTTAATTCCGGCGGTGCAACATTTACTTGATTTTCCCCGTCATAAACCTGGGCCGCCACGCATTTTAATTTTGACCCCCACGAGAGAGCTGGCAATGCAAGTTGCTGAGCAAACTAAATGGTTAACTCAATTCACAGCACTAAGCACTGCAACCATTACGGGCGGTGTTGCTTATATGAATCATGCTGAAGTTTTTAGTAAAAACCAAGACATTGTAATTGCAACAACGGGTCGTCTACTTCAGTATATCAAAGAAGAAAATTTTGACTGCCGAGCCGTAGAAATGCTAATTCTTGACGAAGCTGATCGTATGCTTGATATGGGATTTGCCCAAGATGTTGAAACGATTTCAGCTGAAACACGCTGGCGCACACAAACCCTGCTGTTCTCTGCCACACTTGAAGGTAATGGCGTGTATGACTTTGCGCAGAGGATTTTACAAGAGCCCGTTGAAATAAAAGCAGACCCGTCACGTAAAGAACGTAAAAAAATATTACAATTTTATTATCGAGCCGATAATGTTGAACATAAAACAGCATTATTAATTAACTTATTGCGGCAAGATGAAGTGACAAAAAGTGTTATTTTTGTTCGTAAACGAGAGCGCGTCCATGAACTAGTAACGTGGCTAAATAATGCTAAAATCCGCACTTGTTATTTAGAAGGAGAGATGGTTCAAGCTAAGCGTAATGAAGCAATCAAAAGAATGGCAAACAACACCGTCAATATTTTGGTTGCAACTGACGTTGCCTCGAGAGGACTCGATTTTGACGACATTAGTCATGTATTTAATTTTGATATGCCCAAAACAGCTGACGTCTATCTGCACCGCATAGGGAGAACGGCGAGAGCGGGTAAAAAAGGTACAGCTATCTCTTTAGTAGAAGCGCATGACTATGATTTACTGAAAAAAATTGAACGCTACATTCAAGAGCCGTTAAAGCTGCGCATCGTCCATGAATTAAGGCCACAAACAAAAGCGCCAGCAATAAGTAAAAAGAAAAAACTATCAGAAAAAGCCAAAACAAAGAAAAATGAAAAAAATCAAGATACTAAAAAGAAAAAAGTGCGAGAACGCGATACTAAAAACATTGGCAAACCTAAGAAAAAATTATCAATAAGCAAAACTTAA